GTTGAGGGAGCTGTAATTCAATCACGTTGATACGATAATATAAATCCTGGCGAAAAAGACCTTCTTTCACCAGTTGTTCTAAATGCTTATGAGTGGCCGAGAGAATACGAATATCAACCGGCAACTCTTTGGTGTCGCCAATAGCGCGCACGGTTTTTTCTTGAATGGCACGCAGTAGTTTGACTTGCATAGCAAGCGGCAAATCAGCGACTTCGTCTAAAAATAAAGTACCGCCATTGGCTTGTTGGAACAGTCCTTGTTTATCCCCAACCGCACCGGTAAAACTACCCTTTTTATGACCAAAAAACTCAGATTCCATCAGCTCTGATGGTATAGCCCCGCAGTTCACTGGGACAAAACTGCCATCACGGCGTGGACTTAAATCGTGAATAAGTCGAGCGACTACTTCTTTACCTGTCCCTGATGCTCCTGACAAAAAAACCGGCGCTTGCGAACGTGCTAGCTTGAGAATAGTGGTCTTTAAAGTTTGCATGACTGCAGAATCACCGATTAAGCGACTGTCCAATAGCTGTTGCTCAGGAGTCAGCTTGGTGGCTGCTTGTGAATTTCCATCTTGACGGATGACTTTAAGCGCATTTTCTACTAACAGGCGCAGTCTTGGTAATTCAAGAGGCTTATTGACGAAATCAAAAGCACCCAGTTTCAGCGCTTCAATAGCCAAATCCATACTGCCATGCGCAGTGATAACCGCAACCGGTACATTGGAGTGATCACTAATCTGTTTGACCAAATCTAGTCCTGAACCATCAGGTAGCTTAAGGTCGGTTAAACAAAAATCGTAATCGTTATGCTCCCAATAGGTCTGCGCCTGCGCTAAAGTATAAGCCACATCGCTTTTGATGCCCATCTTGGTCAGGGTAATTTGCATCAGACGACATAAATCTACTTCGTCGTCGACGACTAACGCAGTGGCTGTCATAGGTAACCTCATGTGTAAGCAGTAAAAGTAAAGTGTTAAAAATTATAGCAAAGTATGACTTGTTAGAGGTTCTTATTTGACTCATAAGATAAATTAGTTACTGCTTTAAGAGCTAGCTTGGAGATAGTTAGTTGAATACAAAGGCAATATAGTCCTGCGCCATAATCTAACTTAGCTATTTTATTTGGTATTGACCATAAAAGCTTCAGGCATTATTAAGCGAAAGCAGGTTTTTTCATGCTCAGCTATATAAAGTAGCCGAGCATGATTGGCTTCACAAAATGCTTGTGATAAATACAATCCTAAACCCGTTCCGGATTGGCTGGTAGTAAAGAACGGATCGAATAGATATTCTAAATCCTCAGAGCGCACTCCAGCACCGATATCCAGCACATCGATAATAACGTCGTTATTTATACGATAAATCTCAATCTCGACGTAAGCATGGGGATGAGCGTAACTACTGTAGCGTAGACCATTATTAATAAGATTAATAAAGATTTGTTCTAACTGGTGAGTATCAAAACTGATAGTAGGCTGCGCATGTAGATGCAAAAAAACATCGTGTTCACGAAAAAAATTATCTAAAAACTGCGGCATCCAGTCAGCAAGAGTGATAACTTGCTGCTGAGGCAACTTTTGACGAGATAGTTTTAATACATCCTCAATAATACGATCTACCCGTTTGGTTTGCTCAAATATCATTTGGTAGAGCTCATGATTGTCCGAGCTAGCATGAGTATGACGGGGTGTATGAAGGTGCGCATCGTTATGCTGATCATTGAGCTCATTTATCTCCTCCATAAGCAGCTGACTGGCTTGGGAGATAGCGGCCAAAGGATTACGTACTTCATGAGCGATACTGGCGGTCAACTGACCCAGAGAAGCCAGTTTTAACTGTTGAGCGCTGGCTTGTTCGCGTGACAGGTCTTCAAGAAAGATAAGACGGCTATCATCTTTTAAAGGAATGGTTTGAACCCGTAGCCTGGTCGTTATCGAAGTGCTAGCACTCATAGGTAGCTCATAAGTAAAAGTGCGAGACTGGCCACTAGGTACTGCCAAGCAGCTTTCAATCAGTGGGGCGTGTAACTCAGTCAGCTGTTGTTGAAAGTGAGATAGAGAGTCGTTATAGCTGGACGAGATTAGGGGAGTTGACGAGCTACTGGTTATCGATTCATTTTTTTGCTCATTATGCTTGCTAACGTTAGAGGCTTGTTCTTGAGCCGCTAAACACACTGGCGCAGATTCGGTAATACCAAGTAAGTGGCAAGTGGCTTTATTAAATAGGACTATGTGTTGGCGATCAACGACTATAACTCCATTAATCATCTGGCTAATGACTTGTTGATTGATCGCATTTAAATGCTCGACTTCTTTGGCCTGACTGGCGGCCATTTTTTCAACATTGACTAACCTTTGGGTAAGGGTCCAACTAAGGAACCCTACGGCCAAAAAACTGGCCGATATTAATAAAGCATTGCCTAAATTAGTCAGGCTCATGCTATTAGTAATCGCATAAAAAAACTGCTGATAAATGACAAAAATAATAGCCATTAAGGTGACGATAAGTGCTTGGGTGCCATGCAGGAGCATAAAACTAGCAGCAACCACCACGGTGTAAAGCATGGTCAACTGTAGAACAGGCGCGCCATTGGTATAGAGTAATAGACTTAAAATAACAATATCTAAGGCCAAACCAAATGCTAACTGGCGGCGTTGATTACTAGGCACTATATAAAATAAACCCAATAAAATTAGGCTGAGTACCACATAAAATATTAGAGCCGTTTGTTGTAAAAAGCTAGGTAACAGTAGACGGTCATTATCGGTTATAGCGGCATAAGACATTAACAAGAAAAATAAGCTAATAATAAAGCGATAGCTACTATAAATAAGCCCCAGTCGACGTAATTGTGCTGGAGGTAAAGTATCTGCTTGTTGGAAGTGTCTACTAATCAAAGTATGCGCTCTAGAAGCAGCTATCATAAGAGCGCTACAGTAAATAAAATAAAAGCACTTAAAGCGGGCGTTAAGGTCACAAGTTAAGCCTTAGAGAATGGATTATTACTTAAGTGATTAGGAGGGTTCTAATTATAACTATCACCGTTAGGGTTGCACTAAACCATGACGAATGGCCAAATGGGTAAGCTTAACGTCACTATCTACTCCTACTTTTTCGTAAATACGATAACGATAGGTATTAATGGTTTTGACGCTAACAAATAATTGATCGGCAATTTGCTGCGGGCTTTGACAATTAACCACCATCATCGCTACTTGCTTTTCACGGTCACTTAGCAAATCAAAAGGAGAGGCCGCATTATCTGATAATAAGGATTCTGCTAATTGATCAGCAATATCATGACTAAAGTAGCGCCCGCCCTGATACACCTTTTTGATACCGCGAATCATCTCATCAAGAGGAGTACCTTTGGTAATATAGCCATGCACGCCGGCTTTGAGTAGCATTGAAGGATAGGGCTGGGCCGCCATACTACTCACAGCCAAAATTTTGATGCCCAGATCCAGTTGTACCAAACGTTTGGTGGCTTCCAGCCCCCCTATATTAGGCATATTAACATCAAGAAGCACCACATCAGGATGTAGTTGTCTTGCAAGCTTAAGCGCCATATCGCCACTATCTGCTTCGCCAACCACCTCAATATCAGCGCTGTCAGCTAACATACGACTAATACCCATACGTACTAAATCATGATCATCTACTACTAATACTCGAATCATAGTTGTGCTCTTTTTAAATGACATTATCCGTTAATTTGATCTAAATTATTATGTTTTAAACCAATAGAGTTCAAAAGGTAACTATAAGCTTGATTAATATGATATTTTATTAGATAGTTATCTTTTAATTCGAAACATTGCTAAAGTGTTAACTAATATCACGCAAACCTAAACCGTATGTAGCAAAGTTTGATTTTTTATAAAAAATGCTTATAAGGTCAAACAACTAGATTAGAATTAACTACAATCCATGATACACTAAAAGTACAAAAATTCTATATGAGTACTTAGAAACGCATCTGATAACGTTATATGTACCTGTTGTAATTTAATTTTACACTGACGTAATCAAAGGTTGATGCGCTATTAATTAGCCGGGGGAAAAATGAAGAATCTACCATTAACTAAGAAGCAATTGGTCGCTGCTGTAATTTCATTGAGTTTAGGTGGCGTAGCACAAGCCGCATTGACTATTAATGGTAGCTCCGAATCTAGTGCCCGTATTGGTTGGGGCGGTGTTGATAACTTATCTGAAGCCCGAAGTATCATGTATAACGGTAATAGTGGCAGCACTATTAAAAAGGTCGATAATGGCTATGGTACTACCAATATTACCAATGCTAATAGTTTTGGTAGCAATGCCAACCGCTATAATACGACTTATCGTGGCAGCTTTGGTAGTAGTGATATGCTACCGATTAGTACCAGCTCACGTAGTGTAGCCGTAATTGATGCCGAGACTGGCGAAGCTATCTATGAAAAAGATGCCGATATCGCACGGCCCATGGCGAGTATTACTAAGGTAATGACGGCAATGGTGGTTCTAGATAGTGGCCTTGATATGAGTGAAGAGCTGATTTTAGAGCCAGAGGACTTTATTGGTCCTAAACGTGCCAGCTCACGTCTTAAATCTGGCGATCGTCTGAATCGTGCCGAGATGTTACTGATGTCGCTGATGAAATCAGAGAATCCAGCAGCCAAGAGCTTAGCTCGTAACTATCCAGGTGGCTACGACGCCTTTATGCGTGCTATGAATCGTAAAGCGCAAGAGCTGGGTATGACCACCGCTTTCTTCGGTGATCCAACCGGACTGGATAAGCGTAATGTAGCTTCTTCTAATGATTTGGTTAAAATGGTACGTGCAGCAGGGAACTACGATGTTATCCGCCGTTTCTCTACTACCAAGAGCTATGATTTCTTCGTTGCTAACTATGCCAGCGGCAACCGCACTTATAAAGCCAATAATACCAGCAGCTTAGTACGCTCAGGTGATTATCCCATCGGTATCTCAAAAACAGGTTTCATTAACGAAGCCGGACGTTGTGTGGTAATGGAAACTCGGGTTAATAACCGTCCTGCCATTATTGTCATCTTGGGCGCTAATAGCTCAGCTACTCGCTGGGGCGATGCCAAAAATATTATGACCAGTTTGGCAACCCGCCGTACCGTTTAAATATTAAATTAAACATGAATATTTGAACCTTACTGCGACTAAATAATTCACTGTTGCTAAATAAACTGTTACTAAATAAGAAGGGCCGTTATAGTATGCTATAACGGCCCTTTGTTGTTAATATCGGTTTTAGTAACCGTTTGTTTATTGGCATAAGTTCATTATTATTATGTCGGCTATTGTGCTTGTTGAGTTTTAATTTATACCAATACTTTTATTTAGCTATTCAGCATGTTCCATACATAATGTGGCATAAGGCAGGGCTTGTAGACGCTTTTCTTCTATATCTTTACCGCAAACCTCGCACTCACCATAAGTACCATTTTCGATACGGCTCAATGCATTTTCGACATAAATCAAACTTTGACGCGCCTCACCCATTAAGCTTTTACGCATATCGTTCTGACGATAAGAGATGGCCTGATCTTCCCAATGTTCATTCAAGTCATCTTGTGGGTTTTGGATATGATCCTCAATCTTATTAATGCGAGTTTCATATTCGTCTTTTAGTTTTAATAGTTCTTGTTTGGCAACGTCTAAATCGATGCTCATTTTAATCTCCTAATAGGTTGTGGTGGTATACGCTGCTAGCATAAGACGAAAGGGCGGTGAGTACCACCACAAAATGTTACTGATGTTATAAAATAGAGCTTTAAGAT
This sequence is a window from Psychrobacter jeotgali. Protein-coding genes within it:
- a CDS encoding sigma-54-dependent transcriptional regulator gives rise to the protein MTATALVVDDEVDLCRLMQITLTKMGIKSDVAYTLAQAQTYWEHNDYDFCLTDLKLPDGSGLDLVKQISDHSNVPVAVITAHGSMDLAIEALKLGAFDFVNKPLELPRLRLLVENALKVIRQDGNSQAATKLTPEQQLLDSRLIGDSAVMQTLKTTILKLARSQAPVFLSGASGTGKEVVARLIHDLSPRRDGSFVPVNCGAIPSELMESEFFGHKKGSFTGAVGDKQGLFQQANGGTLFLDEVADLPLAMQVKLLRAIQEKTVRAIGDTKELPVDIRILSATHKHLEQLVKEGLFRQDLYYRINVIELQLPQLNTRSADIPALAQHFLGLIATEWHLDSTLELTESALQRLQQYEFAGNVRELRNILERAITLADSQIIDSKHLGLNDTAQQELASSTRASEVGTGANAALTQPSNSIATPSEQSNTQIKESQSNLHPYRIPNNPYPTATKASIHKVKKNYNAITNKLKSTSGSTADETLLASMQPVPEHTFDSEHTLNSKPSFEHELPEKGLEAYLQEQEKQLIITALKQTDWNKTQAAELLGTSFRSLRYRMKKLGIDEEQHS
- a CDS encoding sensor histidine kinase, which codes for MIAASRAHTLISRHFQQADTLPPAQLRRLGLIYSSYRFIISLFFLLMSYAAITDNDRLLLPSFLQQTALIFYVVLSLILLGLFYIVPSNQRRQLAFGLALDIVILSLLLYTNGAPVLQLTMLYTVVVAASFMLLHGTQALIVTLMAIIFVIYQQFFYAITNSMSLTNLGNALLISASFLAVGFLSWTLTQRLVNVEKMAASQAKEVEHLNAINQQVISQMINGVIVVDRQHIVLFNKATCHLLGITESAPVCLAAQEQASNVSKHNEQKNESITSSSSTPLISSSYNDSLSHFQQQLTELHAPLIESCLAVPSGQSRTFTYELPMSASTSITTRLRVQTIPLKDDSRLIFLEDLSREQASAQQLKLASLGQLTASIAHEVRNPLAAISQASQLLMEEINELNDQHNDAHLHTPRHTHASSDNHELYQMIFEQTKRVDRIIEDVLKLSRQKLPQQQVITLADWMPQFLDNFFREHDVFLHLHAQPTISFDTHQLEQIFINLINNGLRYSSYAHPHAYVEIEIYRINNDVIIDVLDIGAGVRSEDLEYLFDPFFTTSQSGTGLGLYLSQAFCEANHARLLYIAEHEKTCFRLIMPEAFMVNTK
- a CDS encoding response regulator gives rise to the protein MIRVLVVDDHDLVRMGISRMLADSADIEVVGEADSGDMALKLARQLHPDVVLLDVNMPNIGGLEATKRLVQLDLGIKILAVSSMAAQPYPSMLLKAGVHGYITKGTPLDEMIRGIKKVYQGGRYFSHDIADQLAESLLSDNAASPFDLLSDREKQVAMMVVNCQSPQQIADQLFVSVKTINTYRYRIYEKVGVDSDVKLTHLAIRHGLVQP
- a CDS encoding serine hydrolase yields the protein MKNLPLTKKQLVAAVISLSLGGVAQAALTINGSSESSARIGWGGVDNLSEARSIMYNGNSGSTIKKVDNGYGTTNITNANSFGSNANRYNTTYRGSFGSSDMLPISTSSRSVAVIDAETGEAIYEKDADIARPMASITKVMTAMVVLDSGLDMSEELILEPEDFIGPKRASSRLKSGDRLNRAEMLLMSLMKSENPAAKSLARNYPGGYDAFMRAMNRKAQELGMTTAFFGDPTGLDKRNVASSNDLVKMVRAAGNYDVIRRFSTTKSYDFFVANYASGNRTYKANNTSSLVRSGDYPIGISKTGFINEAGRCVVMETRVNNRPAIIVILGANSSATRWGDAKNIMTSLATRRTV
- a CDS encoding TraR/DksA family transcriptional regulator is translated as MSIDLDVAKQELLKLKDEYETRINKIEDHIQNPQDDLNEHWEDQAISYRQNDMRKSLMGEARQSLIYVENALSRIENGTYGECEVCGKDIEEKRLQALPYATLCMEHAE